In Lentimicrobiaceae bacterium, the genomic window AACTATACGATGTAAAAGCTACAACGGTCAAAAGCGAGGCAATAAGTCAATACACCGAGCACTTGCTTTTGCAATCGAAAAATGCTGCGTATCCCGAAGCATGTGCGGTACTACTACCCTGCTTTTGGGTTTATACTTACATTGGTGAAAATTTTCCAAAATCAAACGTAAAAGATAATATTTATCAGGAATGGATTAATACGTACAAAAGCGATTTGTACTACAACTACACTATGCAATTCTTGCAAATATGCGATGAATTGGCTGATAAATCCGATAAAAAAATCAGAAAAAACATGTTGGAAATGATGCGAACTTCGTGCTTATACGAATTAGCATTTTTTGACGAAAGCGTTTCAAAAAGCTAAGTCAACCGCAGGTTTACCATTCTTCTTCAACAGGAACAACTTGGGGTTGCATACCTTCTTTTAGTCTGCTTATAAGACCTTTGCAAAATTCATCTACTTGTTTAAGATAATCAGCCATATCGGGAGAATAGTCTCTGGCACTTGTATCCAACCAATTTTCAATAGGATAACGAGAAACTCCCCTTAGTATGAAATCGTTTATTGTGTAACGATAGCGATTTTCTTTCAATTCAAGTTTTAAGAAATAATCGACTACACCAACGGTTTTTTCGACCTTATCGACTTCCTTTTTCACTTCAATGCGGTGAATAATATCAATAATCCCCGTATGCGGATTCCTGACTCTTGTGACAGCGACAGGATTTTTGTATTCTGTATTAATCCACTCAATGGCTCTGTTAAAAAGCACTTCCTGCGTACCCTGCATACTAACCACCTCACGATATTGGATTTTGTTTGTAGTTTTATCAATAGGTACTATTTCGGCAGATTTGTTTGTTCCTTGTCTTTGGTTTTTGGGATTATTTTGTGAAAAAGCCGATGTACAAAACATCACAGCTACAATTGTTAATAAGCTTAATTTAAAATTCATAAAAATAAATTATAGTTAAAAAGTTTCGTTTATTTCAAGACATAAACATTGGTGCAAAATTCGTGCCGTTAAATGCGAGTCTATTTATTTCTTTTCCGAATTATTTTCCTTGTCCATAACAATGAAAAGGTCTTCACCTTTTCTCTTCAACCAAAAATGCTCTCTTGCATATTTTTCAAAAACTGAAGTATCGTTCAACAGTTCGTTGTAAATGGTGCTATCTTTGGCAATTTCCGATTGGTAAAATTGCTTTTCTCGCTTTAAATCTCGCAACTCTTTTCGGAGACCAATCTGGTAAAAAATATTACTGCTATCTAAAAACAATATCCACACCAAAAACAAAAGACTTACAATGAAGTATTTGTTTTTAAGCACTTTGAATATTTTTTTTGTTTTTAGTTTTCCCACAATGCAAAATTAACAATATTTGTTCACACAATATAGCCATAATAAAAAAATTTAGCTCACGTTTCCCAAATAGTTGTAACTTTGCTCCTTTAAATGAAAAACAAGGATTTACATATATTATTTTTGACGAGGTGGTATCCGCACAAATTCGACTCAATGTTCGGTTTGTTTGTGCAGCGTCATGCCGAAGTTGCATGCCAAATAGGTAATGTTTCGGTAATTTATTTGCACGAACTGAAAGACGGTCAGAAGAAATGGACTGTAACCAACGACATCGAAAACAATTGCCACGTTGTTAGG contains:
- a CDS encoding DUF4468 domain-containing protein; translated protein: MNFKLSLLTIVAVMFCTSAFSQNNPKNQRQGTNKSAEIVPIDKTTNKIQYREVVSMQGTQEVLFNRAIEWINTEYKNPVAVTRVRNPHTGIIDIIHRIEVKKEVDKVEKTVGVVDYFLKLELKENRYRYTINDFILRGVSRYPIENWLDTSARDYSPDMADYLKQVDEFCKGLISRLKEGMQPQVVPVEEEW
- a CDS encoding septum formation inhibitor, coding for MLKNKYFIVSLLFLVWILFLDSSNIFYQIGLRKELRDLKREKQFYQSEIAKDSTIYNELLNDTSVFEKYAREHFWLKRKGEDLFIVMDKENNSEKK
- a CDS encoding TenA family protein translates to MILQHLPHINAMWNELKDIFSTIVSHDFIIGLSEQKLSLNAFKHYLQQDALYLIDDAVSLQNLSDRSTNEDYKRFFAELATDSIEMEKALHEQYYKLYDVKATTVKSEAISQYTEHLLLQSKNAAYPEACAVLLPCFWVYTYIGENFPKSNVKDNIYQEWINTYKSDLYYNYTMQFLQICDELADKSDKKIRKNMLEMMRTSCLYELAFFDESVSKS